ATGTCGGATGCGACGGCCGCGTTTGACAAGGTCGCCGCCATCGAGGATTTCGCCTCTTTTGCGCAGTATCACCGCGCCCTGGCGCTGGCCACGGTGGGCGATTTCGAAGGCGCGAACGCGATCCTGTCGGGGGAGACCTACGGCCCGCTGATCCTGAGCGCCCGGGGCATCGAGGCTCACGCTCAAATCCTTGCCCAGCTTGAGCGCACCGACGACGCCATCGAATTGCTGGAAGAGACCACTGCGGGCGGCTTCAGCGCGGAGCTGGAAGACCTCAAGGCGAAGCTGCGCGCGGGCGAGACGCCGGAATATGACTTCGTGACCTCCGCCCGCGAGGGCGTGGCAGAGGTGCTGTTCAACCTTGCGGGCGTGCTCAACGGGCGTACCGCGCCGGAGCATGTGCTGATCTACGCGCGCATCGCGCATTACCTGCGCCCCGACCACGCACCCGCCGCGCTGATGTCGGCGGAGCTGCTGGAGGACATGAGCCAGTTTGATCTGGCCGCCGCCGCCTACGGTGCGATCTCGCGCGAGGACCCGTCCTATGTGCTGGCCGAACTTGGCCGCGCGAACACGCTGTATTCCGCCGAGCGTCAGGACGCGGCGGTGGAGGTGCTGACCGCCCTTGCCAAGTCCCATGGTGACATCGCGATGGTGCACACCACGCTGGGCGACACGCTGAGCCGCACCGGGGACGATGACGGCGCGATTGCTGCCTATTCGACCGCGCTGGAGCTCAACGGTATCGGCAACCGCGTCAACTGGCGCATCTTCTACGCCCGCGGCATCGTGCACGAGCGCATGGACAACTTCATCGAGATGGAGCGCGATTTCCGCACCGCGCTGGAGCTGCAGCCAAACCAGCCAGACATCCTCAACTACCTTGGCTACTCGCTGGTCGAGCAGCGCATCAAGCTCGACGAGGCGCTGGAGATGATCCAGACTGCGGTGCAGGAAAATCCCGACAGCGGCTACATCACCGATAGCCTTGGCTGGATCTACTACCGCCTTGGCCGGTTCGAGGAAGCCGTGGAGCCGATGGAGCGCGCGGTCGAGCTGCTGCCTGTCGACCCGATCGTCAACGACCATCTGGGCGACGTCTACTGGATGGTGGGCCGGGAGCGCGAGGCGGAGTTCCAGTGGAAACGCGCCCTGTCCTTCGAGCCCGAAGAGGCCGAGGCAGAGCGCATCCGCGACAAGCTCAAGCGCGGGCTCGACGCAGTGCTGGCGGATGAAGAATCCGCCGCGGTGGAGACGCAAACCGCGAACGACTGATGGTCGAGGAATTCGCCGCCGCGAAGGTTAATCTGACGCTCCATATCACCGGCCAGCGGGCAGATGGGTATCATCTGCTCGACAGTCTGGTGGCCTTTGCCGATGTTGGCGACACGGTGCGGGCAGAGCCAGCGGATCAGATCTCGCTGAAAGTGGACGGGCCGGAAGCCGCGTCCGTGCCCCTGACAGATGACAACTCGGTGGTGATGGCCGCGCGTCATGCTGCACCCGGGACTGGCGCGCGCCTGCATTTGACGAAGGTCCTGCCCGTGGCGTCGGGCATTGGTGGGGGAACTGCGGATGCGGCGGCCGCTTTTCGCGCCATGCGTCGACTGACCGGCCACACAGACGCCCCGCGCGTCGAAGATGTCGAAGCGTTGGGCGCGGATGTCCCGGTTTGCCTGTTTTCCCGCACCGCACGAATGCGCGGCATCGGGGAGCGGTTGGATTTCGTCGACCTGCCGCGACTTCCCGCAGTATTGGTCAACCCAAGGGTGGAGGTTTCTACCCCTGCCGTATTCAAGCGCATCGCGCACAAGGACAACTCGGCGATGCCGGACATACCTGTGCTCGCGGATGTCTCCGCCGTGGCCGCATGGCTGGGTGCGCAACGCAACGATATGCAGGCCGCGGCCATTGATCTGGTCCCGCCAATTGCGCAGACGTTGGAGGTTCTGGGACACACAGAGCCGCTGCTGGCCCGAATGTCAGGCTCCGGTGCGACGTGTTTCGGAATTTACGCAGACGACGAAGCGGCCAGAAATGCCGCGGCACAGATCAGTAAGGCGCATCCGGATTGGTGGGTCGCACCGTGCCATCTTAGCTAGTTCAGGCGCGCGACCACGTAATCGGCAAGATCGCGCAGCATATCGGTCAGCTCGCTCTTGGGCACATCGTTCAGCGCGGCTTTCGCGACCTCTGACCAGCGCAGCGCATCGGTGCGCGATGCATCCAGACTGCCGTGTTCTTTCAGCAAGGTCAGGACGTGCTCCAGATCGCCATCCTCTTGGCGGCCCTTCTCGATCGTGCGCTCCCAGAAGGCGCGGTCCCGGGTCCCGCCAGCCGCGATTGCCTTGATCAGCGGCAAGGTCAGTTTGCGCTCGCGGAAATCGTCGCCGATGTTCTTGCCGGTCTTCTCCGCATCGCCGCCGAAATCGAGGATGTCGTCGGCGATCTGGAAGCTCACTCCAAGCGCGTCGCCATAGGTGAAAAGCGCCTGCACGACTGCCGGGTCCGCATCGGCGATCATGCCGCCGGCCTCGGTCGCGGCGGAGAACAGCGCGGCGGTCTTGCCACGCACGACCTGCAGGTAAATCTCTTCGGTCGTGGCCAGGTTCTGCGATGCGGTCAGCTGCAACACCTCGCCCTCGGCAATCGTCGCGGCGGCATTGGACAGGACCTTGAGCACATCGAGCCGCCCTGTATCCGTCATCAGCTGGAACGAGCGCGCGAACAAATAGTCGCCCACCAGAACGCTCGACTTGTTGTCCCACAGCAGGTTCGCGGCGGGCCGCCCGCGACGCTGCTTGCTTTCGTCCACCACATCATCATGCAGCAGCGTCGCGGTGTGGATGAACTCCACCGTCGCGGCCAGATGCACATGGTAGGGGCCGTCATAGCCGCACAGCCGTGCCGCGGCCAAGGTCAGCATAGGCCGGACCCGTTTGCCGCCCGCATCCACCAGATGGGCGGTCACCTCCGGGATGCGCGGCGCGTGTTCGGACGCCATGCGCTCGCGGATCAGCGCGCCCACCGCGTCCAGATCCGCAGACAGGGCCGACTGCAGGCGCTCGTGGGGCTTCTTCTCCATCGGCGTGTCCAAACTCATTACGGTGTCTGCCTCGTGTCTCGACAAACCGGCGGGCCTGTCGTTTAGTCCGTACCATGAAAGAGCTTCTGCGCAGCAACGACCCGACGATCATCGCCTTCGCCCAGGCCCTTCTGTCTGGGGAAGATATAGGCGTGATCGAATTGGACGTCCATATGAGCGCGCTCGAAGGGTCCATTGGCATATTGCCGCGCCGCCTGATGGTGCGTGACGAGGATCTGTTCATGGCCCGCGCCGTGCTGCGCGACAATGACATCGCCGTGGAGGGCTGATGTTTGACGCGGCGGCGCTGACACGGGACGCCTTTCTGGGCGGTCGTGTGCAGCTTTGGCAGCCGCGCGAGGGCTACCGCGCCGCCACCGATCCCGTGCTGCTTGCCGCCGCGTGCCCCGCAAAAGAAGGCCAATCCGTTCTCGAATTGGGCTGCGGCGTCGGCACCGCGTCGCTGTGTCTGCGCGCGCGGGTTCCAGTCGGGGTCACCGGCGTCGAGCTGCAACAGGACTACGCCGCGCTCGCCCGGCGCAACGGGCTGGACGAAGTGATCTGCGCCGATATCGCCGCCATGCCGCTGGAGCTGCGCCAGCGCAGCTTCGATCACGTTATCCTGAACCCACCCTATTATGGCCCCGGGACGCCTGCGCGCGATGTTGGCCGTGACACCGCGCTGCGCGAGGACACCCCGCTTGAGGCATGGATCGACTCAGCCCTGCGGCGGGCCGGGCCGAAGGGGATTGTGACCGTTATTCACCTGGGCGAGCGGCTGGGCGCGCTTATCACCTTGCTCAATTCGCGGGCAGGTCTGCTTGAAGTGAAACCAATTGCCGCCCGCGCAGGCCGCCCCGCGGGACGGGTGATCCTGCGGTTGCACAAGGGGCGCGCGGCGCGGGCGGTGCTTTATAACCCCCTGATCTTGCACGCGGGAGAGGCGCATTTGCGCGATGGTGACGACTTCACCGACGCCGCCCGGGCCATTCTGCGCGACGCCGCACCGCTCGAATTTTAACCATTTTTGCTGCAGCGCCGCGTGTGATTTTCGTGACATGGCGCGGCAGATGTGGTGTCCTGAAGGCCTCAACCACATAAAGGAGGTATGCCTATGACGATCAGTTCTCACCTGACGGAGCTGCAGCGGAAACACGAGGTATTGGCCCAGAAAGTGGAGGAAGCCCAGCGAAGCCCTGGCGTAGATGATCTGTCGATTGTTGAGTTGAAGAAGAAAAAGCTGCGTTTGAAAGAGGAAATCACGCGGCTGATGAACTAGAGGCGAGAGCCCAGAGCAGCGAGCCCGGCACCCGCGGTAATCAGCACCGCTGCCGCCAACAGGCTCGCTGACATTGCGGCAAAACCTGCCGCAATGAGAACGAGCGTAGACAAAAGCGGTGCCGCGTAGCTCGCGGTGCCGAGCAATTGGATATTGCCCCGTTTGACCCCGTAATCCCACAAGTAGAATGCCAAGCCGACCGGCCCCAGTCCGAGCCCTGCGATGGACAGCCACGCAATGGCTGAGCCCGGCCTAACGGTCTGCTCGAACATCAGATGCGCCGCGGCGGACAGGACCGCCGTTGCGAGGCAGAAGAAGGTCACGATCTCGGTCGGCACCTCATTGAAGCGGCGCGACAGCACGGAATAACCCGACCAGGTCAGCGCACACAACGCCGCAAGCCCGTAGCCCGTGGCGTAGGACCACTGAAACCCTGCGCCGCCCCGGGTGACGATCAACGCCGCACCCGAGAACGCCAGCAGCGCGCCGATGACGTGCAAGGCGCGCAGCCGCTCGCCCGGCAACAGCCCCGAAAACAGCACAATCAGAAGCGGCCAGAGATAGGCGATCAGCCCGGCTTCGGCGGCAGGCGCAAGGCGCAGCGCGGAGAAATAGAGCGCGTGGTAGCCGAACAGGCCGCCGATGCCGAGCGCCCAGACTTGGAGCGGCGTTTGGGTGACCAAGGCCCCAAGGTTGCCGTGCCGCACCGAGAACACAAGCCCGATCGCACCGCCCAAGGTGAAGGCCATCGCGCTCAACTGAAAGGGCGGCACCGGGCTGGACCCAACGGTGAAGAGCGCGAGCAGCGCCCAGAGCAACACCGCGCCGAACCCTATCAGCGTCGCCCTGCTCATTTGTCGAGGAAGGTCAGGCCATGGGCGAGCTGGTCCATGCCTTCGGTCTGGCGCAGCACCCAATCCATGAATTGCGCGACCTGCGGTCGGGTCTCGCCGCCCTTGGGGCAGACAAGGCGGTAGCCGCCGCCGGAGCGGACCGCAAGCGGCAGCGGCATGACCAACCGCCCCTCTTTCAAATGCGCTTCGGTCAGGGAAATACGACCCAGCACGGCCCCGCCGCCCGCCAGTGCCGCATCAATCGCGTGGTCGGCCTGGCTGAATTGCGGACCCGGCAGGACGTCTTCCGTCACCCCGGCGCGCGCAAGAAAGCTTTGCCAATTGACCGGGGGATCAAGGAAGCTGATGTCGCCCTGACCAATCAGCGGCAAATTTAGAAAATCCTCCGGACGCTTGATCTTTTTGGCTAGGTCGGGCGTGACCATCGGGGCCATCCATTCGTCGATAATCGGCTTGGAATAGAGCGACGCATCCACAGATTGGCCGAAGCGGATCGCGAGATCTACGTCGTCGCGGGCGAAATCCACAATGCGCAAACTGGCCGAGAAGCGCAGCTCGATCTCAGGATGCTCTTGCGCGAAGGAGAATAGCCGCGGCGCGAGCCATTT
The nucleotide sequence above comes from Litoreibacter ponti. Encoded proteins:
- a CDS encoding tetratricopeptide repeat protein, yielding MTSRLSLRAVTLVLALAASPVAAADKGFAGPYLAARQAALASDYSEAAAYYRRAIAANPGDLALMESAVVALIGKGDIKGAAEVAELHEEAGGDNQIVDLVLEAAEIAQGGFARAAQASDDSVGLAPLLGGLTEAWALLGEGRMSDATAAFDKVAAIEDFASFAQYHRALALATVGDFEGANAILSGETYGPLILSARGIEAHAQILAQLERTDDAIELLEETTAGGFSAELEDLKAKLRAGETPEYDFVTSAREGVAEVLFNLAGVLNGRTAPEHVLIYARIAHYLRPDHAPAALMSAELLEDMSQFDLAAAAYGAISREDPSYVLAELGRANTLYSAERQDAAVEVLTALAKSHGDIAMVHTTLGDTLSRTGDDDGAIAAYSTALELNGIGNRVNWRIFYARGIVHERMDNFIEMERDFRTALELQPNQPDILNYLGYSLVEQRIKLDEALEMIQTAVQENPDSGYITDSLGWIYYRLGRFEEAVEPMERAVELLPVDPIVNDHLGDVYWMVGREREAEFQWKRALSFEPEEAEAERIRDKLKRGLDAVLADEESAAVETQTAND
- a CDS encoding 4-(cytidine 5'-diphospho)-2-C-methyl-D-erythritol kinase — its product is MVEEFAAAKVNLTLHITGQRADGYHLLDSLVAFADVGDTVRAEPADQISLKVDGPEAASVPLTDDNSVVMAARHAAPGTGARLHLTKVLPVASGIGGGTADAAAAFRAMRRLTGHTDAPRVEDVEALGADVPVCLFSRTARMRGIGERLDFVDLPRLPAVLVNPRVEVSTPAVFKRIAHKDNSAMPDIPVLADVSAVAAWLGAQRNDMQAAAIDLVPPIAQTLEVLGHTEPLLARMSGSGATCFGIYADDEAARNAAAQISKAHPDWWVAPCHLS
- a CDS encoding polyprenyl synthetase family protein, whose protein sequence is MSLDTPMEKKPHERLQSALSADLDAVGALIRERMASEHAPRIPEVTAHLVDAGGKRVRPMLTLAAARLCGYDGPYHVHLAATVEFIHTATLLHDDVVDESKQRRGRPAANLLWDNKSSVLVGDYLFARSFQLMTDTGRLDVLKVLSNAAATIAEGEVLQLTASQNLATTEEIYLQVVRGKTAALFSAATEAGGMIADADPAVVQALFTYGDALGVSFQIADDILDFGGDAEKTGKNIGDDFRERKLTLPLIKAIAAGGTRDRAFWERTIEKGRQEDGDLEHVLTLLKEHGSLDASRTDALRWSEVAKAALNDVPKSELTDMLRDLADYVVARLN
- a CDS encoding DUF2007 domain-containing protein; its protein translation is MKELLRSNDPTIIAFAQALLSGEDIGVIELDVHMSALEGSIGILPRRLMVRDEDLFMARAVLRDNDIAVEG
- a CDS encoding tRNA1(Val) (adenine(37)-N6)-methyltransferase encodes the protein MFDAAALTRDAFLGGRVQLWQPREGYRAATDPVLLAAACPAKEGQSVLELGCGVGTASLCLRARVPVGVTGVELQQDYAALARRNGLDEVICADIAAMPLELRQRSFDHVILNPPYYGPGTPARDVGRDTALREDTPLEAWIDSALRRAGPKGIVTVIHLGERLGALITLLNSRAGLLEVKPIAARAGRPAGRVILRLHKGRAARAVLYNPLILHAGEAHLRDGDDFTDAARAILRDAAPLEF
- a CDS encoding DUF465 domain-containing protein; the encoded protein is MTISSHLTELQRKHEVLAQKVEEAQRSPGVDDLSIVELKKKKLRLKEEITRLMN
- a CDS encoding DMT family transporter: MSRATLIGFGAVLLWALLALFTVGSSPVPPFQLSAMAFTLGGAIGLVFSVRHGNLGALVTQTPLQVWALGIGGLFGYHALYFSALRLAPAAEAGLIAYLWPLLIVLFSGLLPGERLRALHVIGALLAFSGAALIVTRGGAGFQWSYATGYGLAALCALTWSGYSVLSRRFNEVPTEIVTFFCLATAVLSAAAHLMFEQTVRPGSAIAWLSIAGLGLGPVGLAFYLWDYGVKRGNIQLLGTASYAAPLLSTLVLIAAGFAAMSASLLAAAVLITAGAGLAALGSRL
- the gcvA gene encoding transcriptional regulator GcvA, which gives rise to MDRLPPLTALRAFESAARHLSFARAAQELNVTPAALSFQIKSLEEHLGAPVFRRLNRAVELTEIGQLLAPGTSDGFQTLQSAWRAALRRVDSASLTVTAGPAFTAKWLAPRLFSFAQEHPEIELRFSASLRIVDFARDDVDLAIRFGQSVDASLYSKPIIDEWMAPMVTPDLAKKIKRPEDFLNLPLIGQGDISFLDPPVNWQSFLARAGVTEDVLPGPQFSQADHAIDAALAGGGAVLGRISLTEAHLKEGRLVMPLPLAVRSGGGYRLVCPKGGETRPQVAQFMDWVLRQTEGMDQLAHGLTFLDK